The segment CTTGTCAATGGCCACCACCGAGGGCTCATTGATGACGATGCCCTTGCCGCGCACATTGACCAGGGTGTTGGCCGTGCCCAGGTCTATGCCGATATCCAGCGAAAATAGCCCCATCAACGCGTTCAGTGGACTGATCACCCCAGACTCCTCATCACCCGATGTTCACCGGACAGATGCCACTGCCGGCACCATACCCGGAGGATTATAGCATAAGAAAGGCACGGGCTCCAAACCTGGCCCCCTCCTCCCGCCTTCCGCATCAGGGAGTTCATCCGGCCGGCTCCGAACGCGGCCGGCCGCTCCCACCGTGCCGCACACATTCGATCTCCGCCAGGATGGCCAGCGCGATCTCCGCCGGCAGTCGGCCGCCCAAATCCAGGCCGATGGGCGCCCGCACCCGCGCCAGATCGTCCTCGCGGAACCCCTCGGCGCGCAGGTGTTCGAAGATGGTGCGCACCTTGCGGAGCGAGCCGATCATGCCGATATAGGCGGCCGGCGTGCGCAGTACCTGCCGCAGTGCCTCCTCATCCGTCACGTGATTTTCCGTAATGAGCACCACGTAGGTGTCCGGCGTGATGGCCGAGGGGTCCAACTGCCTGCGGTCCCCTCGCTCCGGCCGCACGTCCACCACCTGGACCTCATAACCGACGATGCGCGCCATCTCGGCCAGCGGCCGGCCGATATGCCCTCCGCCGACGATCAGCAAGATGGGTTGGGGCAGAAAGGGCTCCAGGAAGACGGTCACGTCCCCTCCACACAGCATCCCCAGGGCATCTTCCCCCTCCTCGCGCAGGCTGTAATGCACCAGCCGCGCCTGGCCCTGGCGGAGCACCTCGCCGGCTTGGCGCAGGACTTCTTGCTCCAGCGCGCCCCCGCCGACGTTCCCAATGTGAGTGCCATCCGCCCGCAGGAGCAGTTTGAAGCCCGGCTGAGCCGGCGAGGCGCCCCGCACCTCCACCACAGTGGCCAGCACCGCCGGCTCCCGCCGTGCAATGGCTTCCTCCAACGCCCGCAAGACCGACAACTGCTCTTCCATATGTTATTCCTCCACCAGGCG is part of the Anaerolineae bacterium genome and harbors:
- a CDS encoding XdhC family protein; the protein is MEEQLSVLRALEEAIARREPAVLATVVEVRGASPAQPGFKLLLRADGTHIGNVGGGALEQEVLRQAGEVLRQGQARLVHYSLREEGEDALGMLCGGDVTVFLEPFLPQPILLIVGGGHIGRPLAEMARIVGYEVQVVDVRPERGDRRQLDPSAITPDTYVVLITENHVTDEEALRQVLRTPAAYIGMIGSLRKVRTIFEHLRAEGFREDDLARVRAPIGLDLGGRLPAEIALAILAEIECVRHGGSGRPRSEPAG